One region of Pongo pygmaeus isolate AG05252 chromosome 21, NHGRI_mPonPyg2-v2.0_pri, whole genome shotgun sequence genomic DNA includes:
- the SSTR4 gene encoding somatostatin receptor type 4, which produces MSAPSTLPPGGEEGLGTAWPSAANASSTPAEAEEAVAGRGDAGAAGMVAIQCIYALVCLVGLVGNALVIFVILRYAKMKTATNIYLLNLAVADELFMLSVPFVASSAALRHWPFGSVLCRAVLSVDGLNMFTSIFCLTVLSVDRYVAVVHPLRAATYRRPSVAKLINLGVWLASLLVTLPIAIFADTRPARGGQAVACNLHWPHPAWSAVFVVYTFLLGFLLPVLAIGLCYLLIVGKMRAVALRAGWQQRRRSEKKITRLVLMVVAVFVLCWMPFYVVQLLNLFMTSLDATVNHVSLILSYANSCANPILYGFLSDNFRRSFQRVLCLRCCLLEGAGGAEEEPLDYYATALKSKSGAGCMCPPLPCQQEALQPEPSRKRIPLTKTTTF; this is translated from the coding sequence GCTGCCCCCCGGGGGCGAGGAAGGGCTCGGGACGGCCTGGCCTTCCGCAGCCAATGCCAGCAGCACTCCGGCGGAGGCGGAGGAGGCGGTGGCGGGGCGCGGGGACGCGGGGGCAGCGGGCATGGTTGCCATCCAGTGCATCTACGCGCTGGTGTGCCTGGTGGGGCTGGTGGGCAACGCCCTGGTCATCTTCGTGATCCTTCGCTACGCCAAGATGAAGACGGCTACCAACATCTACCTGCTCAACCTGGCCGTGGCCGACGAGCTCTTCATGCTGAGCGTGCCCTTCGTGGCCTCATCGGCAGCCCTGCGCCACTGGCCCTTCGGCTCCGTGCTGTGCCGCGCGGTGCTCAGCGTTGACGGCCTCAACATGTTCACCAGCATCTTCTGTCTCACCGTGCTCAGCGTGGACCGCTACGTGGCCGTGGTGCACCCTCTGCGCGCGGCGACCTACCGGCGGCCCAGCGTGGCCAAGCTCATCAACCTGGGTGTGTGGCTGGCGTCCCTGCTGGTCACTCTCCCCATTGCCATCTTCGCAGACACCAGACCGGCTCGCGGCGGCCAGGCCGTGGCCTGCAACCTGCACTGGCCACACCCGGCCTGGTCGGCAGTCTTCGTGGTCTACACTTTCCTGCTGGGCTTCCTGCTGCCCGTGCTGGCCATCGGCCTGTGCTACCTGCTCATCGTGGGCAAGATGCGCGCCGTGGCCCTGCGCGCTGGCTGGCAGCAGCGCAGGCGCTCGGAGAAGAAAATCACCAGGCTGGTGCTGATGGTCGTGGCCGTCTTTGTGCTCTGCTGGATGCCTTTCTACGTGGTACAGCTGCTGAACCTCTTCATGACCAGCCTTGATGCCACCGTCAACCACGTGTCCCTCATCCTCAGCTATGCCAACAGCTGCGCCAACCCCATTCTCTATGGCTTCCTCTCTGACAACTTCCGCCGATCCTTCCAGCGGGTTCTCTGCCTGCGCTGCTGCCTCCTGGAAGGTGCTGGCGGTGCCGAGGAGGAGCCCCTGGACTACTATGCCACTGCTCTCAAGAGCAAAAGTGGGGCAGGGTGCATGTGCCCCCCGCTTCCCTGCCAGCAGGAAGCCCTGCAACCAGAACCCAGCCGCAAGCGCATCCCCCTCACCAAAACCACCACCTTCTGA
- the THBD gene encoding thrombomodulin, translating to MSEAASQGLRAAARSVWAGTDRSGCRHRRPAPLCSSTAPSQCPRFPRRLHAARLGNMLGVLVLGVLALAGLGFPAPAEPQPGGSQCVEHDCFALYPGPATFLDASQICDGLRGHLMTVRSSVAADVISLLLSGDGGVGRRRLWIGLQLPPGCGDPKRLGPLRGFQWVTGDNRTSYSRWARLDLSGAPLCGPLCVAVSAAEATVPSEPIWEEQQCEVKADGFLCEFHFPATCRPLAVEPGAAAAAVSITYGTPFAARGADFQALPVGSSAAVAPLGLELTCAAPPGAVQGHWAREAPGAWDCGVENGGCEHACNAIPGAPRCQCPAGAALQADGRSCTAPATQSCNDLCEHFCVPNPDQPGSYSCMCETGYRLAADQHRCEDVDDCILEPSPCPQRCVNTQGGFECHCYPNYDLVDGECVEPVDPCFGTNCEYQCQPLNQTSYLCVCAEGFAPVPHEPHRCQIFCNQTACPAVCDSNTQANCECPEGYILDEGLICTDIDECENGGFCSGVCRNLPGTFECICGPDSALTRHIGTDCDSGKVDGGDGGSGEPPPSPTPGSTLTPPAVGLVHSGLLIGISIASLCLVVALLALLCHLRKKQGAARAKMEYKCAAPSKEVVLQHVRTERTPQRL from the coding sequence ATGTCAGAGGCTGCCTCGCAGGGGCTGCGCGCAGCGGCAAGAAGTGTCTGGGCTGGGACGGACAGGAGCGGCTGTCGCCATCGGCGTCCTGCGCCCCTTTGCTCCAGCACGGCCCCGTCGCAGTGCCCGCGCTTTCCCCGGCGCCTGCACGCGGCGCGCCTGGGTAACATGCTTGGGGTCCTGGTCCTTGGCGTGCTGGCCCTGGCCGGCCTGGGGTTCCCCGCACCCGCAGAGCCGCAGCCGGGTGGCAGCCAGTGCGTCGAGCACGACTGCTTCGCGCTCTACCCGGGCCCCGCGACCTTCCTCGATGCCAGTCAGATCTGCGACGGACTGCGGGGCCACCTAATGACAGTGCGCTCCTCAGTGGCTGCCGATGTCATTTCCTTGCTACTGAGCGGCGACGGCGGCGTTGGCCGCCGGCGCCTCTGGATCGGCCTGCAGCTGCCACCCGGCTGCGGCGACCCCAAGCGCCTCGGGCCCCTGCGCGGCTTCCAGTGGGTTACGGGAGACAACCGCACCAGCTATAGCAGGTGGGCGCGGCTCGACCTCAGTGGGGCTCCCCTCTGCGGCCCGTTGTGCGTCGCTGTCTCCGCTGCtgaggccactgtgcccagcgagCCGATCTGGGAGGAGCAGCAGTGCGAAGTGAAGGCCGATGGCTTCCTCTGCGAGTTCCACTTCCCAGCCACCTGCAGGCCACTGGCTGTGGAGCCCGGCGCTGCGGCTGCCGCCGTCTCGATCACCTACGGCACCCCGTTTGCGGCCCGCGGAGCGGACTTCCAGGCGCTGCCGGTGGGCAGCTCCGCCGCGGTGGCGCCCCTAGGCTTAGAGCTAACGTGCGCCGCGCCGCCCGGAGCGGTCCAGGGGCACTGGGCTAGGGAGGCGCCGGGCGCTTGGGACTGCGGCGTGGAGAACGGCGGCTGCGAGCACGCGTGCAATGCGATCCCTGGGGCTCCCCGCTGCCAGTGCCCAGCCGGCGCCGCCCTGCAGGCAGACGGGCGTTCCTGCACCGCACCCGCGACGCAGTCCTGCAACGACCTCTGCGAGCACTTCTGCGTTCCCAACCCCGACCAGCCGGGCTCCTACTCGTGCATGTGCGAGACCGGCTACCGGCTGGCGGCCGACCAACATCGGTGCGAGGACGTGGATGACTGCATACTGGAGCCCAGTCCGTGTCCGCAGCGCTGTGTCAACACACAGGGTGGTTTCGAGTGCCACTGCTACCCTAACTACGACCTGGTGGACGGCGAGTGTGTGGAGCCCGTGGACCCGTGCTTTGGAACCAACTGCGAGTACCAGTGCCAGCCCCTGAACCAAACTAGCTACCTCTGCGTCTGCGCCGAGGGCTTCGCGCCCGTTCCCCACGAGCCGCACAGGTGCCAGATATTTTGCAACCAGACTGCCTGTCCAGCCGTCTGCGACTCCAACACCCAGGCTAACTGTGAGTGCCCTGAAGGCTACATCCTGGACGAAGGTCTCATCTGCACAGACATCGACGAGTGCGAAAACGGCGGCTTCTGCTCCGGGGTGTGCCGCAACCTCCCCGGTACCTTCGAGTGCATCTGCGGGCCCGACTCGGCCCTTACCCGCCACATTGGCACCGACTGTGACTCCGGCAAGGTGGACGGTGGCGACGGCGGCTCTGGCGAGCCCCCCCCCAGCCCGACGCCCGGCTCCACCTTGACTCCCCCGGCCGTGGGGCTCGTGCATTCGGGCTTGCTCATAGGCATCTCCATCGCGAGCCTGTGCCTGGTGGTGGCGCTTTTGGCGCTCCTCTGCCACCTGCGCAAGAAGCAGGGAGCCGCCAGGGCCAAGATGGAGTACAAGTGCGCGGCGCCTTCCAAGGAGGTAGTGCTGCAGCACGTGCGGACCGAGCGGACGCCGCAGAGACTCTGA